The Mytilus edulis chromosome 12, xbMytEdul2.2, whole genome shotgun sequence genome contains a region encoding:
- the LOC139499339 gene encoding uncharacterized protein, translated as MSRINIQVGGHRDTVLITLQSFQQKETLCDVTIIAKDGHVKGHSVILASGASTVLCNQVFTQRNNGMNSIVYINCPEFTRRDVNSVLQFLYLGVINIDIEQVPGFLALCSAWQLQVAASMLEYYLKQNCIDLSRPYISTNQQPTNSQSGVNCNVSASLGVKPNLIGPRLIGSTNGTSQLQNTNCHFLVGSTNGSSTQLQTAANSHFQHLNSNETMVNRGSFPFINSKVASLTNPLSYDGPLSTQIPQESPLPLKDGLQSVNSNLETMDQYGKPAGNLVLLRSVLEKDGTCLSTNTHSQVQSVLKKDGTRLSTNTHSQVQSVLKKDGTHFNTNNHSQVQSLPEKDGTCLSTNTHCQVQSVLKKDGTRLSTNTHSQVQSVLKKDGTCLSTNTHSQVQSVLKKDGTHCNTNNHSQVQSLPEKDGTRLKTKGHSQVQYSHSATNIFTDVSSIQTVCRESEQCNIPSDIKIPLREPICTEQLSSDESTVSSPNSPLLQLQCEEDEPFVNTEENEPFVNMEEEHCPGYSSNSPLVHTKEDKCLKGDNCLENEFTLKEIMLQKNDIQKQGQSLLNQTNSSLIDEQFQIVENQFISNQKEQMTVNSTDNWYESSHILDQKPVIDDALNTCTSNSNQDQDQIIENLYSSNHIKEEAQDIPDQNMYIVDGGDLAFVSDNNISVMNQKDGKNNTKLEENNKKLKDGENIQKNLIRKRRITTNGKKEESVKRRKTKKKVEKATCDPTESAIKMDDTSKISLELTDHSENIDNIDLAGQIKIRKQKCRKCDFRYTSGDQSYKQHWLENHQNQQQCELCDWVGPWKRDLAKHMYRKHDEAVACPDRYPLQKCTFQGCNYTTLCLFMYIHVRGHVGKKEIQRMCEICGASLAGEHSLQRHIRLQHSGSKVKTCSICNKIFECKMELRKHMISTHGSPFVCHLCPYKTDSSFHLDLHLHKKHGIEIKQKKLVCNQCDFYCFITKQLNDHKLIHNTSTLELEQYKCSQCEKTCKSSSSLRQHIHTVHSAKRYKCTLCDYEGKTKIALKRHMSNRHSDERPFSCHLCSYTCKVRENVHKHLKHAHKLKVVTRASMFNNMIKTGKGFDQVKEMDKNGAPLLIMEPEGNIMEAMETKSNLDNLDTEGTEETMTGMQSKSIVTMK; from the exons ATGTCCAGAATAAATATACAAGTAGGTGGACATAGAGATACAGTTTTAATTACACTACAATCCTTCCAACAAAAAGAAACTCTATGTGATGTCACTAttatagcaaaagatggacacgTTAAAGGCCACTCTGTAATTCTGGCATCAGGTGCAAGTACAGTATTATGCAATCAAGTATTCACTCAAAGAAACAATGGTATGAATTCTATCGTCTATATTAACTGCCCTGAGTTCACAAGACGGGATGTAAATTCTGTATTACAATTTCTTTACCTCGGTGTAATTAACATAGATATAGAACAGGTACCAGGCTTTTTAGCTTTATGTTCAGCATGGCAACTTCAGGTGGCTGCTTCAATGTTGGAATATTATTTGAAGCAAAACTGTATTGATTTATCTAGGCCATATATTTCAACCAATCAACAGCCTACAAACAGCCAATCAGGAGTCAATTGTAATGTTTCTGCATCACTAGGTGTAAAACCAAATTTGATTGGCCCAAGACTAATAGGATCAACAAATGGAACTTCACAGCTGCAGAACACAAACTGTCACTTTCTAGTAGGATCAACAAATGGAAGTTCTACACAGCTGCAAACAGCTGCAAACAgtcattttcaacatttaaattcCAATGAAACAATGGTGAACAGAGGATCCTTCCCATTTATAAATTCAAAGGTCGCTTCCTTAACAAACCCACTGTCTTATGATGGACCTTTGTCAACACAGATTCCACAGGAATCGCCTCTTCCTCTGAAGGATGGTTTACAGTCAGTTAACAGTAATCTTGAGACGATGGATCAGTATGGTAAACCAGCAGGTAATTTAGTACTGTTACGATCAGTACTGGAGAAAGATGGTACCTGTCTCAGTACAAACACTCACTCTCAAGTACAGTCAGTACTAAAGAAAGATGGTACCCGTCTCAGTACAAACACTCACTCTCAAGTACAGTCAGTACTAAAGAAAGATGGTACCCATTTTAATACAAACAATCACTCTCAAGTACAGTCATTACCGGAGAAAGATGGTACCTGTCTCAGTACAAACACTCACTGTCAAGTACAGTCAGTACTAAAGAAAGATGGTACCCGTCTCAGTACAAACACTCACTCTCAAGTACAGTCAGTACTTAAGAAAGATGGTACCTGTCTCAGTACAAACACTCACTCTCAAGTACAGTCAGTACTAAAGAAAGATGGTACCCATTGTAATACAAACAATCACTCTCAAGTACAGTCATTACCGGAGAAAGATGGTACCCGTCTCAAAACAAAAGGTCATTCGCAAGTACAGTACAGTCACAGTGCTACAAATATATTTACAGATGTTTCTTCGATACAGACAGTTTGTCGCGAATCGGAACAATGTAATATACCTTCAGATATAAAAATTCCTCTAAGAGAACCTATTTGTACTGAACAATTAAGCTCTGATGAATCAACTGTAAGTTCACCAAATTCACCCCTTTTACAATTACAATGTGAAGAAGATGAACCATTTGTGAATACGGAAGAAAACGAACCATTTGTGAATATGGAAGAAGAACATTGTCCAGGATACTCTTCAAATTCACCATTAGTTCACACAAAGGAAGATAAATGcctaaagggagataactgctTAGAAAATGAATTTACTCTGAAGGAAATTATGCTACAGAAAAATGATATTCAAAAACAGGGGCAGTCTTTACTTAATCAGACTAATTCTAGTCTTATTGATGAACAATTTCAAATTGTTGAAAACCAGTTTATATCCAATCAGAAAGAGCAAATGACAGTAAACAGTACAGACAACTGGTATGAATCCAGTCACATCCTGGACCAGAAACCAGTCATTGATGatgctttaaatacatgtacttcaaactCTAACCAGGATCAAgaccagattattgaaaatttATATAGTTCAAATCATATTAAAGAGGAGGCTCAAGATATTCCAGAtcaaaacatgtatattgttgATGGGGGTGACCTAGCTTTTGTGTCAGACAATAACATAAGTGTTATGAACCAAAAAGACggaaaaaataacacaaaacttgaagaaaacaataaaaaattaaaagatggagaaaatatacagaaaaaccTCATAAGAAAAAGAAGAATTACAACTAATGGTAAAAAAGAGGAATCTGTAAAGAGaagaaaaactaaaaagaaaGTAGAAAAGGCTACCTGTGATCCTACTGAATCAGCTATCAAAATGGATGATACAAGTAAGATCTCCCTGGAGTTAACTGATCATTCTGAAAACATTGATAATATAGATCTAGCAGGACAGATAAAGATAAGAAAACAGAAATGTAGAAAATGTGACTTTCGTTATACTTCTGGAGACCAATCTTATAAACAACACTGGCTGGAAAACCACCAAAATCAACAACAATGTGAACTTTGTGATTGGGTGGGACCATGGAAACGAGATCTGGCTAAACATATGTACAGAAAACATGATGAAGCAGTAGCTTGTCCTGATAGATATCCATTGCAGAAATGTACATTTCAG ggCTGCAACTATACAActctttgtttatttatgtatattcaTGTCAGAGGGCATGTTGGAAAGAAAGAGATACAAAGAATGTGTGAGATTTGTGGAGCATCGTTGGCTGGCGAGCATTCATTACAGAGACATATCAGATTACAACATTCAGGTTCTAAAGTCAAAACATGCAGCATTTGTAATAAGATATTTGAATGCAAAATGGAATTACGG AAACATATGATATCTACACATGGAAGTCCTTTTGTTTGCCACTTATGTCCTTACAAAACAGATTCATCTTTCCATTTGGATTTACATCTACACAAAAAACATGGTattgaaataaaacagaaaaa gtTGGTTTGTAACCAATGTGATTTTTATTGCTTCATAACAAAGCAGCTAAATGACCACAAGTTGATACACAATACCAGTACATTAGAAt tGGAACAGTACAAATGTTCACAATGTGAGAAGACATGTAAAAGTAGTTCTAGTTTACGTCAACACATACATACTGTGCATTCAG CCAAAAGATATAAATGCACACTTTGTGACTATGAGGGGAAAACCAAGATAGCTTTAAAAAGACACATGAGCAACAGACATTCT GATGAAAGACCATTTAGTTGCCATTTATGTTCTTACACATGTAAAGTAAGAGAGAATGTGCATAAACACTTAAAACATGCTCACAAACTGAAAGTTGTTACCAGAGCCTCAATGTTTAATAACATGATCAAAACTGGCAAAGGGTTTGATCAGGTTAAGGAAATGGACAAAAATGGAGCACCTCTGTTGATAATGGAACCTGAAGGTAACATAATGGAAGCAATGGAAACTAAGAGTAACCTGGATAATTTGGACACAGAAGGAACAGAAGAAACAATGACAGGGATGCAGTCAAAATCAATCGTTACCATGAAATAA